The stretch of DNA TTTCAAGGAGGTTGCTACACGGGAACTTTCGACCTTGAAACGGGTGAGCAACCGCACCAAGTCGCCGCGGTCCTCAGTACTCCAAGAGCCCAACAATTCATCGATGAGAGAGTTCCCCGAACGCACCAGCGCCTCGCCTGCCCGCTGCCCGGCCTCGGTGAGCTCGATCAGTGAGGCCCGTGAATCCAGTGGATCCTCGGAACGTCTAACAAAGCCGGCCTGTTGGAGGCGCGCGGTGATCTTGGAAATATTGGAGGCCCCGGTGACCATCCGCTCGGCCAGTGCCGAGGGGCGCTGCGCACCAGATTTGTTCAAGATGGTCAGAAGTGTCAGTGCCCCGGGNTCCAACACCACACCTTCCCGCGCGGCCACCGCAGTGGTGAAATCGGGCGCGGTCCATTGCGCCAAAATTTCATTCAGAACCTGGAGGACCGCAGCATTTTCATCCACTGCTGACATGGTTAGGCCTCGGTCCCGCCGTCTACGCGCAGCACCACTCCGGTGATGAAGGAAGCCTGGTCCGAGAGCAGGAAAGCTGTTGCGTTGGCGATATCTGCTGGTTGACCTAGGCGCTTCATTGGAATTTCTGCCGTGTAGCCAACTTTGGCATCGGCTGGCAAGGATGCCAGCGCCGCGGTTTCAATGGCACCTGGTGCAACTGCATTGATGCGGATGCCCAATGCGGCGTTTTCCAAGGCCACACTGCGGGTCAAAGAAACAACTCCATGCTTTGCTGCTCCGTAAGGGGTCAGCTGGGGTGTGGCGCTAATACCTGCCAGCGAGGCGATGTTCACGATGGAACCGTGGCCTTGCTCAACGAAGTGGGCGACCTGGGACTGCATGGCCAAGAAGGTGCCGCGCAGCGTCACATTGATTGTGCGGTCCCAATCCTCTGCGGTGATCTCCTGAACAGGCTTAGNCATCGCGCCGATACCTGCATTGTTCACGGCCATGTCAAAACGGCCGAAGGACTCAATGGCGAAGGGGATCAGCGCGTTGACTTCTTCGGGGTCGGCCACGTTGGCGTGCTTGTACGCGGCCCGACCGCCGGCGGATTCGATGAGTGAAACGGTCTCGGCACCGGCCTTATCATTGACGTCCGAGACGAGGATCGCGGCGCCGTCCGCAGCCAGACGCAGAGCAATGGCACGGCCGATTCCAGCCCCGGCTGCGGTGACAAGTGCTACTTGGTTTTCAAAAGCATGGGAAAGCTCTTCTCTTTAGATCATATTTACTGTCGTATGGACAGCGTATGTCAGGGTTGTCATTTAAGCTAACCGTCCTGATAAGCAGCTGTCCAGCAATCGCCAGATGCCACACCACAATCCCCGGACAATACCTATATGACGCACTTTAGCTAGAAGAGACCTCGCGCTGAGATTCCCAGCGCCGAAGCAACAAGGCAACCAGCACTGCCGCAGCAATTCCAATCACGGTGAAAATGGCGCGCTCAATAGTGAGCTCGAATCCGCGCTCGAGGTCACCGAGGGATGCAAAGATCAACAGCATGGGTGTCAAAGAAAGAGCCTGCATGAGATAGGCCCCTCCCATGGAATACCAGACCAGGAAGAACAAGCACAGGACCGCGAAGATGACCGCGCCCCACAAGGGCAAGAGCAATACGGCCAACAGTGCAATCACAGCCCNCANAAGGGTGCCGATGAGGCGCCCGTTGAGAGTCTCGCGGCGCTGGTTGGGTAAGGNGCGCAACGCCATGAGTACTGTCACTGCGATCCAATAGCCGTGGGNGATGTTGTTGGCCAGGCTCCAGAACATGATCCCGGCAGACAGTAGACCCACTGCAATGCCATGTTCCCACGCAGTGCGCTTTTCCACGGGAAGGGTGGNGGCCTGGAACTTCAGCAGGCGGGTGATAAAGAATCCCACCAAGCCACCGGCAAGAATCCACAAGACCGCCGACCACCAGATGAGACTGATGGGACCGGGGCCAAACAGGATCACAATGATGGGAGCCAGTGAGAGCAGCCCAGCTGATCGCTGGTTGGTGAGGGCAAATAGAATCGCGGCTACAAACATGAGCACAGCGATGGCCCATGGCGTTGAACCGGCCAAGGACGCTAGCCCGCCAAGCACGGCACCCAGGACTACCAGCACCGCAGCCTGGCGTGGCTTGCTGACAGNGGTGACTGCCATTCCCAAACCCATAGCCAAGCCAAATCCCATGCTGGCTGAGGTTCCACCCAGCACGCTGACAATTGCGGAAGGGATCAGGATCGCCACTAAAAGTTTGAGAGTTATAGACAGAGTCCCCGGTTGGGGACGACTAAAAATCGCCATGGTGTTGTTACCTTTGCGTGGGCAGCGGTTAGCAGGCTACCAACTCTCCTATGCCTGATTTGATGAAGAGATCGGTAGTGATAACCACCATACTCGTGCGGTTCCCCTCGAATCCAGAGCGTTACATCATTATTTTTTGTATGAATCCGAGGAGCAATTCTTTCGGGTCCTCAAAACAGGGTGAAACTGCGTAGATTGTCCCGGTTTGTAATTGAATAGCCGATGGCGCTTTTGTGCGCTGATTTTCTGCACCACTAGTGGCAATCTCAGCAAGAGAGAACATTGCGCGCACTGTGGGGAACCGTGGTAGCTTGGGTTTTGGACACGACACGGGTGCCGCCTGGCGGCTGAGAGCTACACCCGTTGAACCTGATCTCGATAATCCGAGCGAAGGGATGCCGGTCCTGCAGCAAAGACGATTGTGCTCCTGGCCTAACTTTCGTACTTTCTTGGCATCCTTTCGCCCAACTGAAAGGTGCATGAAATGCTCATCAAAGAACAAATTGTATTGATCACTGGATCCGGTCGCGGGCTCGGTGCCGACGTTGCCCGTTCCTTTGCCCGTGAAGGCGCCCGGCTTGTGCTCAATTACCGCAACAGCGAAGCGGCGGCGCAGCAACTTGCTACTGAATTCGGTTCCGANAAAGCTATTGCGTTGCGCGCAGATATCACCAATGCCAGTGAGGTAGCGGATATGGTGGCGGCGGCCGCCGAACACTTTAGTTCACCCATCACCACCGTGATCAACAATGCCTTACCTGATTTTTCCTTCAACGGTGATGCTCGCTCAAAGGCCGATGAGATCGACTACGAAGAATTCACGGCACAATTTTCCGGTGTTGTAGGAGGTGCGCTGAACACGATTCAAGCAGTACTTCCTGGNATGAAGGAAGCCGGTTTTGGCACCATCGTGAACATTGGCACAAACCTTTTCCAAAACCCCGTGGTTCCTTACCACGACTACACTGCAGCCAAGGCTGCGTTGTTGGCATTGACCCGAACGTTCGCCGCTGATCTGGGACCGGCGAACATCCGCGTCAACATGGTTTCAGGNGGACTGTTGCGCACCACTGATGCTTCCGCGGCCACACCCGAGCAGGTCTTTGATTTGATCGCTGGCGGAACACCTCTGCGAAAAGTCACCACACCTGCCGAATTTGCCGATGCCGCGCTCTTCTTCGCTTCGCCTTGGTCCCGTGCCGTGACGGGGCAAAACCTCGTGGTCGACGGCGGACTGGTCATGAACTAGGGAGGGGAAGACTCATGAGCAACACCAAAGCGATGCATATCAACGCCTTTCTCTTCGGGGCAGGGCACCACACCATGGGCTGGCGGCACCCGGATTCCAGCGCTGACCGGGTCACTGATATCTCCTATTTCCAGGAGTTGGCCCAGCTGGCCGAAAGTGGCTGTCTTGACGCCATATTCTTCGCGGACGGACACGCCATCAACCGGCAGTATTCCGCGGGAGTCCCTTCTCTTCTGGAACCCATCACTGTCCTGAGCGCCATCGCCCGGGCCACAACACACATCGGCTTGGTCACCACCGTCTCCTCCAGCTTNTACACACCCTTCCATGCCGCACGCCTGTTGGCCTCTTTGGACCACATCAGTGGAGGCCGGGCGGGCGCAAACATTGTCACGTCCATGTTTGACACCGAGGCGCAAAATCATGGGTTCGCAGCGCTGCCAAACCATGCCGAGCGCTATGAGCGGGCTGATGAATTCGTCCGCGTGCTCCAACAGCTGTGGGATTCATGGTCGGATCAGGCGCTTCCCAAAGATAGGGAGAATGGAACGTTCATTGATCCGGAACATATTCAGCCGATCAACCATAAGGGCAAGTACTTTTCAGTAGCGGGCCCGCTAAATATCCCGCGCACCCCACAAGGTAGACCGGTTCTATTCCAGGCGGGTTCCTCCGAGGTGGGGCGGGAATTTGCCGCACGCTTTGCCGAGGCGATCTACGCGGTGTCGTGGGACAAGGACTCAGCTCTGGCGTTCGCCACTGATATGAAAAGCCGTTTGAAGGGAGCCAATCGTGGCGGCACCGTGGTGCCAATTTTGCCCGGACTGGTCACTTATGTGGCGCGAACAAGGGCTGAAGCGTTCGAGAAGAAACGCTCACTGGACGCCTANCTTGACATTGAGGCTGGGATCGCCCAGCTGAACGTCTTTACCGGACAGGACTATGGAACACACTCACTCGACGAGCCGGTGGCAGCGCTGCCGCCAGCGAACACATTCACCGGACCGCAAGGAAGGTACCTAACGGTGCAACGCATCATCGATACCAAGGCGCCCACCTTGCGGGAGCTGCTGGGGTATTTAGCAGCTGGCGGTGGCCATGCCACCATGATTGGCACGCCCACCGAGGTGGCCGATGAAATGCAGGAATGGTTTGACTCTGGTGCCTGCGATGGGTTCAACCTCATGTGCCCCGCCTACCCCGATTCGCTGAAGGACTTCGTGGACCTAGTGGTGCCGATCCTGCAGGAACGTGGAATCTTCAGATCCGCCTACTCGGGAAGCACTTTACGGGAGAATCTGGGACTGGCCAGAGCTGGGCTGTAAGAATTGGCGGGGCACCAAGGCTAGGGGCACCACAGTGGCCAGCGTGTCCCCGCCAGTTCGCCAGGCTAGAATCCATCGGCTCAGAAGCGGTGGGTGCGGCAGGAACAGCCCCGGATCGGCGTTCTCTCGGCCGGCGACCCCTATCGGTGCGCTCTTGTGGTGACCTACCATGGAGAAGATTCCCGTGAATACAGGGCACGCACCGCCGGATTGTCGGCGTTTGGGGTATGAGTCGTTTCAGCTGTTAATTTGATGCAGATGGTGCGCAGCAGTGGCGGATATTGAACCGAACTGAAGGAGAAGCCAGTGGCTGCCGCAGACGCGAACAATAACGGCCGGGATAAAACCTCAAGGATATGATCGAGCGGAACCGGGTAGGGTCCTCCGCACGGCACAAATCTCCGGAGCTCGAAGAAAACCGTCCACCCATCACCAGCAGCGAGCTCAGCCGCGGCCCGGCCGAACTCGCTGCCGACCGCAACCCACGGGTCAACTGGCGTGTCTTCATCATTGCCGCAGCCATCATCCTCACCTTCTCTGTCTGGGCCATGCTGGTGCCCACAGAAGCCAGAAGCATGATGCATTCGGTGGTGACCTGGATTTCCACGAACCTGGGCTGGTACTACGTGCTCACTATTACCTTGGTGATCTTGTTTGTCTTGTGGGTGGCGCTTTCCAAGGAGGGCAGTGTCAGGCTGGGCCCGGACCATTCAAGACCGCAGTACAACCTNTTTACGTGGGTAGCCATGCTCTTCGCAGCTGGGGTCGGCATTGACATGCTCTTTTACTCAGTGACCGGACCCATCACTCAGTACATTTCGCCTCCTTCTGGAACACCCGCATCCGCCGAGTCAGCACAAGATGCCGTGATCTGGACCATGTTCCATTACGGTATTGCTGGCTGGTCCATCTATGCACTCTTGGGTATGGCCATGGGCTATTTTGCGTTCCGTTGNGGGATGCCCTTGTCCATCAGAGCCGTCCTTTACCCACTCCTTGGCAAGCGGGTACGTGGTGTAACCGGCGACGTCATTGATATCTTCGCCCTGGTGGGAACCGTGTTCGGGGTGGCCACATCGATGGGGATCGGTGTGGTTCTGCTCGACGTCGGATTCGCCTGGCTCTTTGGGCTGCAGGAAGGCCTGGCCTTGCAGATCGCTCTTGTGGTTGTCGCCGTGGTCATGACCATCGCGGCCTGCACCTCGGGTGTTGATAAGGGGATCAGAGTGATCTCCGAGATCAACCTCTGGGCTGCCGGAGCAATGATGCTGTACATCCTCATCACCGGCAATACATCGTTCCTACTCAACGCCATGGTGGAAAATATTGGGCGTTTCATCTTCACGTTGCCTGAGCGCACCTTGGCCACTTTCGCCTATGAACCCGGCGGCGCGGAATGGATGGCCGGATGGACACTTTTCTTNTGGGCCTTCTGGCTGGCCTGNGGGCCTTTTGTNGGAATGTTCCTGGCCCGCATTTCCCGGGGCCGGACACTGCGAGAGTTTGTCATCGCTGCCATCACAGCACCGGTATTGTGCGATTTCTTCATTGTCTCCATCTTTGGCAACAGTGCCCTGCGTGAGGTTCTGAATGGGAATACGGCTTTCGCCAAGTTGGCCGTGGACAGCCCCGAACACGGCTGGTATGCCCTGCTGGAGATGTTCCCGGGCGCACCGTTCCTGATTGGACTAGCCACACTCTCTGGCCTGCTGTTTTACCTCACCAGTGCCAACTCNGGGGCGATGGTCATGGCCAATTTCTCCTCAACCATCCCCAATCCCTCCGTAGACGGGGCCAAATGGCTGCGCATCTTNTGGGCGCTGGTAACAGCGGTGCTGACCGTGTCCATGTTGGTTGCTGGCGGCGTGGTCACCATGGAGTATGCGACCTTGATNTTTGCGCTGCCGGTGACGGTCATCATCTATTTAGTCATGGCGTCCTTCTCGAAAGTTCTGCGCATGGAACGGGCAGAACGAGAAGGCCAAGTGATACGCCGTCGTCATGCTGCGGTGCACGGTGGGCATGCGCCGGAGAAGACATGGCGCCAACGGCTTGCCGGCCTTCGATCGTACCCATCGAACAAAGCAGTGGCCCAGTTCGTGGATAAAGTGGTTCAGCCAGCGCTGCAGGAGGTAGCCAGCGAATTCAAACAGCTCGGCTATGACGTTGAACTGCTGTCCACACCCAATGTGGAATCAGGTATTGCCGAACACACGCTGGTGATCAACATTGAAGAGCACCGCAACTTCCACTACCAGGTGGCTACCGTGGAGGCGCCGGTGCCCATGTTTGGCGGGCGGAACATGTCCCGGCAAATTGATGTGTACTACCGTCTGGAAGTCTTCACCCAAACCGGCACGGAGGGTTATGACCTCATGGGCCTGACTCCTCAGCAGATCATCAACGACGTCCTTGACCGGTATGAGGCTCACCTTTCATTCCTGAAGTACTCCACCGATCATGACTACGCATCTGTGCTGACNCCGCCGCTGCCGGCTACCGGATCGCTACCTAAAGTCCAAGAAGAGGACGACGGCGACGACCCCGCCGGTGAGTAATCCCTCTTCCGAATCACCGCTACCTAGTAGTACTATGTAATGGTAGTCAGTACCGCTTAGTAGCTGAGGGAAGGGTTCCATGGGTAAGCAGATGACCGAGATGCTCAAGGGCACGCTAGAAGGCATGGTCCTTGCCATTGTGGCTGGACAACCCGCCTATGGTTACGACATTACGACCCAGCTGCGGGAGGGTGGCTTTTCCGATATTGCTGAGGGCACCGTCTATGCGTTGTTGCTAAGGATCGAAAAGAATGGCCTCGTTGAAGTTCAAAAGTCTCCNTCCGAGAAGGGTCCTCCGCGAAAAATGTATTCGCTCAACGCCCAGGGGCAGGACTATCTTGACGAGTTCTGGAAAACTTGGAGCTTTCTATCCGAACGGTTGGAACTGCTCCACCACGGAAGAAAGCAGGCATAAGCATGGGGTGGATTGAGCAGGTTACCGGGCCACTGGAACANAAGAAGGCGTACCGCCACTACAAGACGCGGACGAAGGCGCTGCCCGCGAACTATCGCACGGCACTGGAAGCGCTGGAGCGGTACCTCATGTACTTTGGGTCCATCACCAAGGGCGATATTTTGGTGACCATGCTGGAGGATCTTGCCGATCTCTTTGAACAAAGCGCGGCCAAGGGAACCTCCATTCGCGGCATAATCGGGCGNGACCCGGTGGATTT from Arthrobacter polaris encodes:
- a CDS encoding PadR family transcriptional regulator; the protein is MGKQMTEMLKGTLEGMVLAIVAGQPAYGYDITTQLREGGFSDIAEGTVYALLLRIEKNGLVEVQKSPSEKGPPRKMYSLNAQGQDYLDEFWKTWSFLSERLELLHHGRKQA
- a CDS encoding FUSC family protein, whose amino-acid sequence is MAIFSRPQPGTLSITLKLLVAILIPSAIVSVLGGTSASMGFGLAMGLGMAVTXVSKPRQAAVLVVLGAVLGGLASLAGSTPWAIAVLMFVAAILFALTNQRSAGLLSLAPIIVILFGPGPISLIWWSAVLWILAGGLVGFFITRLLKFQAXTLPVEKRTAWEHGIAVGLLSAGIMFWSLANNIXHGYWIAVTVLMALRXLPNQRRETLNGRLIGTLXXAVIALLAVLLLPLWGAVIFAVLCLFFLVWYSMGGAYLMQALSLTPMLLIFASLGDLERGFELTIERAIFTVIGIAAAVLVALLLRRWESQREVSSS
- a CDS encoding DUF1048 domain-containing protein, yielding MGWIEQVTGPLEXKKAYRHYKTRTKALPANYRTALEALERYLMYFGSITKGDILVTMLEDLADLFEQSAAKGTSIRGIIGRDPVDFAEDFLQNYAEGQWINKERERLTNAINSVEP
- the betT gene encoding choline BCCT transporter BetT, producing MIERNRVGSSARHKSPELEENRPPITSSELSRGPAELAADRNPRVNWRVFIIAAAIILTFSVWAMLVPTEARSMMHSVVTWISTNLGWYYVLTITLVILFVLWVALSKEGSVRLGPDHSRPQYNLFTWVAMLFAAGVGIDMLFYSVTGPITQYISPPSGTPASAESAQDAVIWTMFHYGIAGWSIYALLGMAMGYFAFRXGMPLSIRAVLYPLLGKRVRGVTGDVIDIFALVGTVFGVATSMGIGVVLLDVGFAWLFGLQEGLALQIALVVVAVVMTIAACTSGVDKGIRVISEINLWAAGAMMLYILITGNTSFLLNAMVENIGRFIFTLPERTLATFAYEPGGAEWMAGWTLFXWAFWLAXGPFVGMFLARISRGRTLREFVIAAITAPVLCDFFIVSIFGNSALREVLNGNTAFAKLAVDSPEHGWYALLEMFPGAPFLIGLATLSGLLFYLTSANSGAMVMANFSSTIPNPSVDGAKWLRIXWALVTAVLTVSMLVAGGVVTMEYATLXFALPVTVIIYLVMASFSKVLRMERAEREGQVIRRRHAAVHGGHAPEKTWRQRLAGLRSYPSNKAVAQFVDKVVQPALQEVASEFKQLGYDVELLSTPNVESGIAEHTLVINIEEHRNFHYQVATVEAPVPMFGGRNMSRQIDVYYRLEVFTQTGTEGYDLMGLTPQQIINDVLDRYEAHLSFLKYSTDHDYASVLTPPLPATGSLPKVQEEDDGDDPAGE
- a CDS encoding MarR family winged helix-turn-helix transcriptional regulator, coding for MSAVDENAAVLQVLNEILAQWTAPDFTTAVAAREGVVLXPGALTLLTILNKSGAQRPSALAERMVTGASNISKITARLQQAGFVRRSEDPLDSRASLIELTEAGQRAGEALVRSGNSLIDELLGSWSTEDRGDLVRLLTRFKVESSRVATSLKDL
- a CDS encoding 3-oxoacyl-ACP reductase, which encodes MLIKEQIVLITGSGRGLGADVARSFAREGARLVLNYRNSEAAAQQLATEFGSXKAIALRADITNASEVADMVAAAAEHFSSPITTVINNALPDFSFNGDARSKADEIDYEEFTAQFSGVVGGALNTIQAVLPGMKEAGFGTIVNIGTNLFQNPVVPYHDYTAAKAALLALTRTFAADLGPANIRVNMVSGGLLRTTDASAATPEQVFDLIAGGTPLRKVTTPAEFADAALFFASPWSRAVTGQNLVVDGGLVMN
- a CDS encoding LLM class flavin-dependent oxidoreductase — encoded protein: MSNTKAMHINAFLFGAGHHTMGWRHPDSSADRVTDISYFQELAQLAESGCLDAIFFADGHAINRQYSAGVPSLLEPITVLSAIARATTHIGLVTTVSSSXYTPFHAARLLASLDHISGGRAGANIVTSMFDTEAQNHGFAALPNHAERYERADEFVRVLQQLWDSWSDQALPKDRENGTFIDPEHIQPINHKGKYFSVAGPLNIPRTPQGRPVLFQAGSSEVGREFAARFAEAIYAVSWDKDSALAFATDMKSRLKGANRGGTVVPILPGLVTYVARTRAEAFEKKRSLDAXLDIEAGIAQLNVFTGQDYGTHSLDEPVAALPPANTFTGPQGRYLTVQRIIDTKAPTLRELLGYLAAGGGHATMIGTPTEVADEMQEWFDSGACDGFNLMCPAYPDSLKDFVDLVVPILQERGIFRSAYSGSTLRENLGLARAGL